One Polynucleobacter sp. MWH-Spelu-300-X4 genomic window carries:
- a CDS encoding pseudouridine synthase, with product MAKPLTLEKILFSQGFGTRRYCSDLVYADLVKVNGVLAEDPEEKIPPENLQLEVDGQAWEFHEKAYVAFHKPVGYECSHKTSHHPSVYGLLPQPLIERGIQCVGRLDWDTTGLLLLSDDGQFIHKMTSPKKNIGKIYDITTAEPITQKQIDHLLNGVILDDDPKPCFAKACVQKEDKLLAMTIVEGRYHQVKRMLAAAGNHVAGLHRSTIGAYTMPTDLAEGQWRWLYPQDLQELGKNIDIA from the coding sequence ATGGCAAAACCTTTAACTTTAGAAAAAATACTATTTAGCCAAGGTTTTGGCACCCGCCGCTATTGCAGCGACCTCGTATATGCTGATCTAGTCAAGGTTAATGGGGTCTTAGCAGAAGACCCCGAAGAAAAAATACCCCCAGAAAACCTTCAATTAGAGGTAGATGGCCAAGCTTGGGAGTTCCATGAAAAGGCCTATGTTGCCTTCCATAAGCCCGTTGGCTATGAATGCTCCCACAAAACCAGTCACCACCCTAGCGTTTACGGCTTACTGCCTCAACCGCTTATTGAAAGAGGGATTCAATGTGTTGGCCGCCTCGACTGGGACACCACAGGGCTACTACTACTTTCCGATGACGGTCAATTTATTCACAAAATGACCAGCCCCAAAAAAAACATTGGAAAAATTTACGATATCACCACGGCGGAGCCTATCACTCAGAAACAAATCGATCATCTGTTAAATGGCGTCATTTTGGACGATGACCCTAAACCATGTTTCGCGAAAGCTTGCGTGCAAAAAGAGGATAAATTATTAGCTATGACGATAGTTGAGGGGCGCTACCATCAAGTAAAACGGATGCTAGCAGCAGCAGGCAATCATGTCGCTGGGCTCCATCGATCAACAATTGGCGCATACACAATGCCAACAGATTTGGCGGAAGGCCAATGGCGTTGGCTATACCCTCAAGACCTACAAGAGCTAGGGAAGAACATCGATATAGCCTAA
- a CDS encoding alpha-hydroxy acid oxidase gives MPIITNIEDLRILHKKRTPKMFYDYCDSGSWTESTYRSNEADYQKIKLRQKVAVNMENRTTKTTMVGQDVMMPVGLAPTGLTGMQHADGEILAAKAAEKFGVPFCLSTMSICSIEDVAERTTKPFWFQLYVMKDRFFIERLIERAKAAKCSALVLTLDLQILGQRHKDIKNGLTAPPKLTIPNIINMMTKPRWCLNMAMTPRRTFRNIVGHATGVGDMSSLSSWTAEQFDPALSWADVEWIKKLWGGKLIIKGILDEGDARLAANSGADALVVSNHGGRQLDGAVSSIHALPGIVDAVGKDIEVWVDGGIRSGQDVLKAWALGARGTLIGRPFLNGLGAMGEAGVTKCLEIIHRELDLTMAFTGHRDIQNVTKDILYPGTF, from the coding sequence ATGCCAATCATTACCAATATTGAAGATTTAAGAATTCTTCATAAAAAACGTACACCGAAGATGTTTTATGACTACTGTGATTCGGGGTCTTGGACTGAGTCAACCTATCGGTCTAACGAGGCAGATTATCAAAAAATAAAACTTCGCCAAAAAGTGGCAGTGAATATGGAGAACCGTACCACTAAAACTACGATGGTTGGTCAGGATGTGATGATGCCTGTTGGTTTGGCCCCGACAGGGTTAACAGGTATGCAACATGCTGATGGTGAAATTCTTGCTGCTAAGGCTGCTGAGAAATTTGGAGTGCCATTTTGCTTGTCAACGATGAGTATTTGTTCGATTGAAGATGTCGCTGAGCGAACTACGAAGCCTTTTTGGTTTCAGTTATATGTCATGAAAGATCGATTTTTTATTGAGCGCCTAATCGAGCGCGCTAAAGCGGCAAAATGCTCTGCATTAGTACTGACTTTAGATTTGCAGATCTTAGGGCAACGTCATAAAGATATTAAAAATGGTTTAACTGCCCCTCCTAAATTAACTATTCCTAATATCATCAATATGATGACTAAACCACGTTGGTGTCTCAATATGGCGATGACACCTCGCCGCACATTTAGGAATATTGTGGGGCATGCAACAGGGGTTGGTGATATGTCATCACTTTCTTCTTGGACTGCTGAGCAGTTTGATCCAGCTTTAAGTTGGGCAGATGTGGAGTGGATTAAGAAATTGTGGGGTGGGAAGTTAATCATCAAAGGTATCTTGGATGAAGGAGATGCGCGTTTAGCAGCTAACTCTGGCGCTGATGCTTTGGTAGTTTCTAATCATGGGGGGCGTCAGCTAGATGGTGCTGTTTCAAGTATCCATGCTTTGCCAGGTATTGTTGATGCAGTTGGTAAAGATATCGAGGTTTGGGTGGATGGTGGTATACGTTCTGGACAAGATGTTCTAAAAGCATGGGCTTTAGGCGCGCGAGGCACTTTAATTGGCAGACCTTTTTTAAACGGTTTGGGAGCAATGGGTGAGGCGGGTGTAACTAAATGCCTTGAGATTATTCATCGAGAGTTAGATTTAACGATGGCATTTACAGGTCATCGCGATATTCAAAACGTTACAAAAGATATTTTGTATCCGGGTACATTTTAA
- a CDS encoding isochorismatase family protein: MLLNADESQLVLVDYQAKLMPAIYDADQVLVNALKLAKIAKLLKLPIFATEQYPEKLGENPPELKALCQKTLTKMHFGACEDGLGEWLRAPAKPQGNARSLPKHLQRKQEPQDERNTIVLAGCEAHVCLLQTALGLIDEEFDVWVVTDACSSRTEANRDAAFDRLASNGAELVTTEMVIFEWLQSCEHPAFKAALDLIK; this comes from the coding sequence ATACTCCTAAACGCTGATGAATCTCAATTGGTACTAGTCGATTACCAGGCTAAGTTGATGCCTGCCATTTATGATGCTGATCAGGTTTTGGTCAATGCACTTAAGTTAGCTAAAATAGCTAAGCTTCTTAAATTGCCAATCTTTGCCACAGAGCAATATCCAGAAAAGCTAGGGGAGAATCCGCCTGAGTTAAAAGCCTTGTGCCAGAAAACACTCACCAAGATGCATTTTGGAGCTTGTGAAGATGGTCTTGGCGAATGGTTAAGGGCTCCAGCTAAACCACAAGGAAACGCCCGTAGTTTGCCTAAGCATTTACAACGTAAGCAAGAACCTCAAGATGAGAGGAATACGATTGTTCTTGCTGGCTGTGAGGCTCATGTCTGCTTATTGCAGACAGCATTAGGTTTAATTGATGAGGAGTTTGATGTTTGGGTTGTGACCGATGCTTGTAGCTCTAGAACTGAGGCTAATCGCGATGCAGCTTTTGATCGATTGGCTAGTAATGGTGCTGAATTGGTAACTACAGAGATGGTGATTTTTGAGTGGTTGCAATCCTGCGAGCATCCCGCTTTTAAAGCGGCTTTAGATTTGATTAAATAA